In Miniphocaeibacter halophilus, the following proteins share a genomic window:
- the dcuC gene encoding C4-dicarboxylate transporter DcuC: MNGLFSIIVTLLYIVIVAYLVIKEYNSVFVFLSSGILVLLISTIITGATILGEETSGSGIIDVFVYATNAFKSNVSGVGLTLMMVTGYAMYMSHIGASTKLAYIATKPLSKIKSPYVVLSLLFVIGTMLKLVITSHAGLSMLLMAISFPILTSLGISKLSAATAIIMSGFVDWGPNDSSAIFAGENVVGMPMMEYFLTYQAKTAIILIIIAAIFLPIYLWKIDQKSISKNSDDIKTEKVENVDCPIIYAILPVIPLLLITIFSFIPTIELDVVTANLIGLIFVFTLELLVKKDRKRVTNDFNVVLKAMGNSFARVVSILIGAALFAEAIQLLGGITIISNALASIRSAPIITMALMSLITFLAGMLLGSGNASWYAFGPLVPDVTMQMGISTATIALPMQLSSGIGRSMSPVAGAMISVAGMAEVELTDLIKRCSIPSMVMFVCNLVVSYLVV; encoded by the coding sequence ATGAATGGGTTATTTTCAATAATAGTAACACTACTATATATAGTAATTGTTGCATATCTAGTTATAAAAGAGTATAACTCAGTATTTGTTTTCTTATCATCGGGAATACTTGTTTTACTCATTTCTACAATAATTACCGGAGCTACAATTTTAGGTGAAGAAACTTCAGGAAGTGGCATTATTGACGTTTTTGTTTATGCTACAAACGCTTTCAAGTCTAATGTTTCAGGAGTTGGACTTACACTGATGATGGTTACTGGTTATGCTATGTACATGTCACATATTGGTGCTTCTACCAAATTAGCATATATAGCTACTAAGCCATTATCTAAAATCAAAAGCCCTTATGTAGTCCTTAGCTTATTATTTGTTATAGGAACTATGTTAAAACTTGTAATAACAAGTCATGCTGGCTTATCAATGTTACTTATGGCTATATCTTTTCCTATTTTAACTTCTTTAGGAATTAGTAAATTAAGCGCTGCTACTGCAATAATAATGTCTGGATTTGTTGATTGGGGTCCTAATGATTCAAGTGCAATTTTTGCTGGAGAAAATGTAGTTGGAATGCCTATGATGGAATATTTTCTTACATATCAAGCAAAAACTGCCATTATCTTAATAATAATTGCAGCAATTTTCTTGCCTATTTATTTATGGAAAATTGATCAAAAATCAATAAGCAAAAATAGTGACGATATTAAAACTGAAAAAGTAGAAAATGTTGATTGCCCTATTATTTATGCAATTTTACCGGTAATCCCACTTTTACTAATTACCATTTTTAGTTTTATTCCTACGATTGAATTAGATGTGGTTACAGCAAATTTGATTGGTTTAATATTTGTTTTCACTTTAGAGTTGTTAGTGAAAAAGGATAGAAAAAGAGTTACAAACGATTTCAATGTTGTTTTAAAAGCTATGGGAAATTCTTTTGCTAGAGTTGTTAGTATTTTAATAGGAGCAGCACTTTTTGCAGAAGCAATTCAATTATTAGGGGGAATTACCATTATTTCAAATGCTTTAGCATCTATAAGAAGTGCACCAATTATTACAATGGCATTAATGTCTCTAATTACATTTCTTGCAGGTATGTTATTGGGGTCTGGTAATGCTTCATGGTATGCATTTGGTCCTTTAGTTCCAGATGTTACGATGCAAATGGGAATATCTACAGCAACTATTGCTTTGCCAATGCAACTATCTTCTGGAATAGGTAGAAGTATGTCACCTGTTGCTGGAGCTATGATTTCAGTTGCAGGTATGGCAGAAGTAGAATTAACCGATTTAATAAAAAGATGTTCTATTCCATCAATGGTAATGTTTGTTTGTAACTTAGTTGTATCATACTTAGTAGTGTAA
- the modB gene encoding molybdate ABC transporter permease subunit: protein MNIWEPIILSLKVATISTIFTLIIGTFFAHIFTKYNFPFKDGLEVIFTLPMTIPPTIVGYLLLILLGRRGPVGIFLEEVFGIRIIFTWVAACIASIVVSLPLMYQSIKSSLQGVNPVYEKAAKTLGVSNIKIFFKITVPLALPGIVSGIVLSFSRALGEFGATLMVAGNIPGKTETIPLAIYYAVESNNKEKANTLMLIVIIFSFINIYLLNKWLKKKRMN from the coding sequence ATGAATATTTGGGAGCCAATAATACTTTCTTTAAAAGTTGCGACTATATCAACAATATTCACTTTAATAATTGGAACTTTTTTTGCCCATATATTTACGAAGTACAATTTTCCTTTTAAAGATGGCCTAGAAGTAATTTTTACATTACCAATGACAATACCACCTACAATAGTAGGCTATTTGTTATTAATTCTTCTAGGTAGAAGGGGACCGGTAGGAATATTCCTAGAAGAAGTATTCGGTATAAGAATTATTTTCACTTGGGTTGCAGCCTGTATTGCATCAATAGTTGTATCGTTACCGTTAATGTACCAAAGTATTAAATCCTCATTGCAAGGTGTAAATCCTGTTTATGAAAAAGCGGCAAAAACATTAGGGGTTTCAAATATAAAAATATTTTTTAAAATTACTGTTCCCTTAGCATTACCGGGAATAGTAAGTGGTATTGTCCTTTCTTTTTCAAGAGCGTTAGGAGAGTTTGGTGCAACTTTAATGGTTGCAGGAAATATTCCCGGAAAAACAGAAACTATTCCATTGGCCATTTACTATGCTGTAGAAAGCAATAATAAAGAAAAAGCAAATACCTTAATGTTAATTGTAATAATCTTTAGTTTTATAAATATATATTTATTAAATAAATGGCTTAAGAAAAAGAGGATGAACTAA
- the modA gene encoding molybdate ABC transporter substrate-binding protein, with translation MRKKSYLIVMSLVLVFTMFLTSCSNTNTRDTTKEGSTKEVKKTEEKVSSKITVAAAASLTDAFNEMQPIFKEKENIELEFTYGASGTLQKQIEEGAGIDLFISASTKNMDELVEKDLIDKDTVDTIVKNALVLITPKDSEVKSIADLEALNDKIAIGETESVPAGQYAKQSLESLDLWNKLEDKYVFAKDVRAVLSYVSTGEAGAGFVYKSDTIGEDNVVIVETIEESNHDLIIYPGGVISESKERDAAMKFLDYLKTDEAKEILTKYGFVVD, from the coding sequence TTGAGAAAGAAAAGTTATTTAATTGTTATGTCTCTTGTATTAGTATTTACAATGTTTTTAACATCATGTTCAAATACTAATACAAGAGATACAACTAAGGAAGGCAGTACAAAGGAAGTAAAGAAAACAGAGGAAAAGGTTAGCAGTAAAATAACAGTAGCTGCTGCAGCAAGTCTAACAGATGCTTTTAATGAAATGCAACCTATATTTAAGGAAAAAGAAAATATAGAGTTAGAATTTACATATGGAGCAAGTGGTACTTTACAAAAACAAATTGAAGAAGGGGCAGGTATAGATTTATTTATTTCTGCTAGTACTAAAAATATGGATGAATTAGTAGAAAAAGATTTAATAGACAAAGATACTGTTGATACTATTGTAAAAAATGCTCTAGTCTTAATTACACCAAAAGATTCTGAAGTAAAAAGTATTGCAGACTTAGAAGCTCTAAATGATAAAATTGCAATTGGAGAAACAGAGTCAGTTCCTGCAGGACAATATGCAAAACAATCTTTAGAAAGTCTTGATTTATGGAATAAATTAGAAGATAAATATGTTTTTGCAAAAGATGTAAGAGCGGTACTATCATATGTAAGTACAGGAGAAGCTGGAGCGGGCTTTGTATATAAAAGTGACACTATTGGAGAAGATAATGTAGTTATAGTTGAAACTATAGAAGAATCCAATCATGACCTAATAATATATCCAGGTGGGGTTATTTCTGAAAGTAAGGAAAGAGATGCTGCAATGAAATTTTTAGATTATCTTAAAACCGATGAAGCAAAAGAAATATTAACAAAATATGGATTTGTAGTAGATTAA
- a CDS encoding tetratricopeptide repeat protein, protein MEKYRRSNNYVNIANSFYINKNLEKALLYYFKALEFDNIKDEYINIYLNIAQIYFELDEKYKAIDIYQTILKKFGDIKEAYYGIAVMYDYLDKFKEAEKYYVESLKIDNTFRDALFFLADLYDRKDEVEKAILYYKMTIEKHPNDYMAYNNLGSIYEQNSKYKEAIKFLKKSIEINPNYYLSVFNLGIAYKGLDDYINAEKYYLLALELNPLESNIYLNLSALYIESKEFEKSYNILNKGIENIPTSENLFYNRSCVNLKFNKINEAMDDLEIACELNPRIADYSLIDKDFDDLRKDSRYLKIINDYLK, encoded by the coding sequence ATGGAAAAATACAGAAGAAGTAATAACTATGTAAATATTGCTAATAGTTTTTATATAAATAAAAATCTTGAAAAAGCTTTACTCTATTATTTTAAGGCTTTAGAATTCGATAATATTAAAGATGAATATATAAATATATATTTAAATATAGCACAAATCTATTTTGAATTAGATGAAAAATATAAGGCCATAGATATTTACCAAACTATTTTAAAAAAATTTGGAGATATTAAAGAGGCTTATTATGGAATAGCTGTTATGTATGATTATTTAGATAAGTTTAAAGAAGCGGAAAAATATTATGTAGAATCCTTAAAAATAGATAATACTTTTAGAGATGCACTATTTTTTCTAGCTGATTTATATGATAGAAAAGATGAAGTTGAAAAAGCAATTTTATATTATAAAATGACAATTGAGAAGCATCCTAATGATTACATGGCATATAATAACTTAGGAAGTATTTATGAACAAAACTCTAAATATAAAGAGGCAATAAAATTTTTAAAAAAATCAATTGAAATTAATCCAAATTACTATTTGTCAGTATTTAATTTAGGAATAGCATATAAGGGATTAGACGATTATATTAATGCGGAGAAATATTATTTACTTGCCTTAGAACTTAACCCTTTGGAAAGTAATATATATTTAAACCTATCAGCCCTCTATATTGAGAGTAAAGAATTTGAAAAAAGCTATAATATTTTAAACAAGGGAATTGAAAATATTCCAACATCAGAAAATTTATTCTATAATAGAAGTTGTGTAAATTTGAAATTTAACAAAATCAATGAAGCTATGGATGACTTAGAAATTGCTTGTGAATTAAATCCTAGAATTGCAGATTATTCCTTAATAGATAAAGACTTTGATGACCTTAGGAAAGATAGCAGGTATTTAAAAATAATAAATGATTACTTGAAATAA
- a CDS encoding nitroreductase family protein, which produces MRLNEFMEQRKSSREYKNKKLSKKEIALVEEILDDVNNKAKDCNVDYRLFNGKDVYEGLKGEGGYSGVMIEAPAYITLGMSQLNDKAYIYGSYYLEDIIGKLSSLGFGTCWVSLFSVDKELKEKVFKLNETVDFILAFGKPVTQSILTDEPYSNRLSMEEFVFFNDFNTPATVEKLEDYGLDEIFYYLRNAPSAFNKQPWRFLIKDGKIDLFIDDFQGNVNLTDAGIVMYYYEQLAALTGINASWDLEVDPCIETDKKFIGRTNF; this is translated from the coding sequence ATGAGATTAAATGAATTTATGGAACAGAGAAAATCTTCTAGAGAATATAAAAACAAAAAATTATCGAAGAAAGAAATAGCACTAGTAGAAGAAATTTTAGATGATGTAAATAATAAAGCAAAAGATTGTAATGTTGATTATAGATTATTTAATGGAAAAGATGTTTATGAAGGTTTAAAGGGCGAAGGTGGATATTCCGGAGTAATGATAGAAGCACCAGCGTACATTACACTGGGCATGTCACAATTAAATGACAAGGCTTACATATATGGTTCCTATTATTTAGAAGATATAATTGGGAAGTTGTCGAGTTTAGGCTTTGGAACTTGTTGGGTTAGCTTATTTTCAGTAGATAAGGAATTAAAGGAAAAAGTATTTAAATTAAATGAAACAGTAGATTTTATTTTGGCTTTTGGTAAACCTGTAACCCAATCTATTCTTACAGATGAGCCATATAGTAATAGACTAAGTATGGAAGAATTTGTTTTCTTCAATGACTTTAACACTCCTGCTACTGTTGAAAAACTGGAAGATTATGGCCTTGATGAAATATTCTATTATTTGAGAAATGCACCATCAGCATTTAATAAACAACCTTGGAGATTTTTAATTAAAGATGGTAAAATTGATTTATTTATAGATGATTTTCAAGGCAATGTAAATTTAACTGATGCAGGAATTGTAATGTATTATTATGAACAATTGGCTGCACTAACAGGTATTAATGCAAGCTGGGACTTGGAAGTAGATCCTTGTATTGAAACCGATAAAAAATTTATAGGAAGGACTAATTTCTAG
- a CDS encoding MarR family winged helix-turn-helix transcriptional regulator produces the protein MNNKKTYSNADAVDVLHKVSNFYINTKVPHDYGTGEVYTSVEVHTLKEIADNPDTTLTELSKNTGKTKGAISQILKKIEKKGLIYKEIDKNNENRFFLRITEKGKILNDCHKEYDEKHFGESMNIVREMFSEEQINTTFEVLEAWLNIRRKVQERRIKEKK, from the coding sequence ATGAACAATAAAAAAACATATAGTAATGCTGATGCCGTAGATGTACTTCATAAAGTTTCTAATTTTTATATTAATACAAAAGTTCCTCATGATTATGGAACCGGTGAAGTATATACATCTGTAGAAGTTCATACTTTAAAAGAAATAGCAGATAATCCTGATACAACGCTAACGGAACTTTCAAAAAATACCGGAAAAACTAAAGGTGCAATCTCTCAAATACTAAAAAAAATCGAAAAAAAAGGTTTAATTTATAAAGAAATTGATAAGAACAACGAAAATAGATTTTTTTTACGAATAACAGAAAAAGGAAAAATTTTAAATGACTGCCATAAAGAATATGATGAAAAACATTTTGGAGAATCTATGAATATAGTACGAGAAATGTTTTCTGAAGAACAAATAAATACTACTTTTGAAGTTTTAGAAGCTTGGTTAAATATTAGACGAAAAGTTCAAGAAAGAAGAATTAAAGAAAAAAAGTAA
- the ahpC gene encoding alkyl hydroperoxide reductase subunit C, producing the protein MNYIGKKVEEFKVPAYKDGALTTVSSDDLKGKWSVLFFYPGDFTFVCPTELEELQGLYEEFKDIGTEIYGVSTDSEFVHKAWLDASEQMSKVEYPLLSDRSFTLCNQFGVLIEEEGQARRGTFVINPDLEIVLYEVSADGIGRNAKELLRKVKAAQYVAKYGDQVCPASWEPGDDTLTPGIDLVGKL; encoded by the coding sequence ATGAATTATATAGGAAAAAAAGTCGAAGAATTTAAAGTTCCAGCATATAAAGATGGAGCTTTAACAACTGTTTCAAGTGACGATTTAAAAGGCAAATGGTCAGTATTATTCTTCTATCCTGGAGATTTTACTTTTGTTTGTCCTACAGAGTTAGAAGAATTGCAAGGCTTATATGAGGAATTTAAAGATATAGGAACAGAAATTTATGGAGTTTCAACTGACAGTGAATTTGTTCATAAAGCTTGGTTAGATGCATCAGAACAAATGAGTAAAGTAGAGTATCCATTATTATCTGATAGATCTTTTACTCTTTGTAATCAGTTTGGTGTTCTTATAGAAGAAGAAGGACAAGCAAGAAGAGGTACTTTTGTAATTAATCCAGATTTAGAAATAGTTCTATATGAAGTAAGTGCTGATGGTATTGGTAGAAATGCCAAGGAATTACTAAGAAAGGTAAAAGCAGCACAATATGTAGCTAAATATGGTGATCAAGTTTGTCCAGCAAGTTGGGAGCCAGGAGATGATACTTTAACTCCAGGAATTGATCTTGTAGGAAAATTATAA
- a CDS encoding MalY/PatB family protein: protein MKKIIYDFDKGVSRRGTDAKKFDPSLCPDDVLPFWIADTEFPSPIEVKDALLTRVKEGHYGYPYINSKFEESIARWYKVRHNVELDVNLIDFSPCVIPGMIWFVKEFTSIGDKVVLQTPVYPPFHDLVKNNGRQLVYNELKLIEGRYEIDFEDLENKLNDPKVKMLFICNPQNPTGRNFTKEELTKIGNLCLKYDVMIGVDEIHADIVFDNEKFVSFCSISDEFAKNSVTFLNPAKTFNVAGVRTAAWFTHNKKIYDRMINQQTYNKGMGRNIFGNVALEACFNYGDDYADQLVKYLNETKNQVVKYIADNIPKIKAVSPEATFMIWLDCRDLGFKNQKELMDFFINKAKVLLNDGTTFGKDEGLGFARFNFATQRNIVMEGLERIKDAVNNL from the coding sequence ATGAAAAAAATAATTTACGATTTTGATAAAGGTGTAAGTAGAAGAGGTACAGATGCTAAAAAATTTGACCCATCACTATGTCCTGACGATGTTTTACCTTTTTGGATAGCTGACACCGAATTTCCAAGCCCTATTGAAGTAAAGGACGCTTTATTAACTAGAGTAAAGGAAGGACACTATGGATATCCATATATTAATTCAAAATTTGAAGAAAGTATAGCTCGATGGTATAAAGTTAGGCATAATGTTGAATTGGATGTAAACTTAATTGATTTTTCTCCATGTGTTATTCCTGGAATGATTTGGTTTGTAAAAGAATTTACCAGTATCGGAGATAAAGTTGTTTTGCAAACTCCTGTATATCCCCCATTCCATGATTTAGTGAAAAATAATGGTCGCCAACTTGTATATAACGAATTAAAGCTAATTGAAGGCAGATATGAAATAGACTTTGAAGATCTTGAAAATAAATTAAATGATCCAAAAGTAAAAATGCTTTTTATTTGTAATCCACAAAATCCTACTGGTAGAAATTTTACAAAAGAAGAATTGACTAAAATTGGAAATTTATGTTTAAAATATGATGTTATGATTGGTGTTGATGAAATTCATGCAGATATAGTTTTTGATAATGAAAAATTTGTTTCTTTTTGTTCAATTTCTGATGAATTTGCAAAAAATTCAGTTACTTTTTTAAATCCAGCTAAAACATTTAATGTAGCTGGAGTCCGTACTGCTGCATGGTTTACACATAACAAAAAAATTTATGATAGGATGATTAATCAACAAACATATAATAAGGGTATGGGAAGAAATATTTTTGGAAATGTAGCTTTAGAAGCATGTTTTAATTATGGCGATGACTATGCTGATCAACTAGTTAAATACTTAAATGAAACAAAAAATCAAGTTGTTAAATACATTGCTGATAACATTCCTAAAATTAAAGCAGTAAGTCCTGAAGCAACTTTTATGATTTGGCTTGATTGTAGAGATTTAGGGTTCAAGAATCAAAAAGAATTAATGGATTTTTTCATAAATAAAGCTAAAGTTTTGTTAAATGATGGTACTACTTTTGGAAAAGATGAAGGTCTTGGATTTGCGAGATTTAATTTTGCTACCCAAAGAAATATCGTAATGGAAGGATTAGAAAGAATTAAAGATGCAGTTAATAATCTTTAA
- a CDS encoding HAD-IB family hydrolase yields the protein MEKKIAAFFDIDGTIARETLIVRHFKKLLNYGIIEQSVWYDKIRPFQDAYSKRYNDYDYYFLALADAYRESITGFNSVFNQFISQQVVEEIGEIVYKYTRSRINFHKENNHYIFFISGSPDFLVKEMALKYEVTEYRGSKYNIDDNDNFNGEIEPMWQSRKKQKEVLKLAEKYNVDLLNSYSYGDTSGDVSMLKLTGNSIAINPTKELVDIIKEDEELKDKAKIIVERKDVIYSLDSSVNILEI from the coding sequence ATGGAGAAAAAAATAGCTGCCTTTTTTGATATTGATGGAACTATTGCTAGGGAAACTTTAATTGTAAGACATTTTAAGAAATTACTTAATTATGGAATTATAGAGCAATCTGTTTGGTATGATAAAATTAGACCTTTTCAAGATGCATATTCTAAAAGATATAATGACTATGATTATTATTTTCTAGCGCTTGCTGATGCTTATAGAGAAAGTATTACAGGTTTTAATAGTGTTTTTAATCAATTTATTTCCCAACAAGTAGTTGAAGAAATTGGAGAAATTGTATACAAATATACTCGTAGTAGAATAAATTTTCACAAAGAAAACAATCATTATATTTTCTTTATATCCGGTAGTCCAGATTTTTTAGTTAAGGAAATGGCTTTGAAATATGAAGTTACTGAATATAGAGGATCAAAGTATAATATTGATGATAATGATAATTTTAATGGTGAAATTGAACCTATGTGGCAAAGTCGAAAAAAACAAAAGGAAGTTTTAAAATTAGCTGAGAAATATAATGTAGATTTATTAAATTCTTACAGTTATGGAGACACTTCTGGAGATGTTTCAATGTTAAAGTTAACAGGCAACTCCATTGCTATTAATCCTACTAAAGAATTGGTAGATATCATAAAAGAAGACGAGGAATTAAAGGATAAAGCTAAAATAATCGTTGAGAGAAAAGATGTGATTTATTCTTTAGATTCTTCAGTTAACATACTGGAAATATAA
- a CDS encoding ATP-dependent helicase yields the protein MIISDQQKKAISHKNGPALVLAVPGSGKTTVLLNRIIYLNNTQSVEYKQILNLTFSKTQATDMKTRFDSMTSNNKAVFSTIHAFAFNVIKLFSKKYKINLKLIEGNNIFNKYKLLKRIFYENYKSPPSNDDLDYFFANYSLMKNNMLNIDNFNSNHFINIAIKYEDYKKKNNLFDFDDMLTYAYNILKNNDDILRIIKRNYKYFQLDEGQDASLIQFKILELIAYPENNIYILADDDQSIYSFRGANPEYLLKINSIFKDIKYYYLNKNYRSTKDIVMLSDYIIKNNKERYLKTVESHNDEKTPIQIIKVKNIETQNIFISNKIFKLNNKENLAILFRNNISAYAIAFDLIKNKIQFNKRLNFNNNSLNIVLQDLNNIIDFALDNSNLELFKSIYYKLNLYLKKDYIYGLNIGFNKSILDTILDDSYIKEYQKELVENLKFVLDKVVNLNLYNSIKLIFEELGYIEYISKHFENIPIKYIQEIILYFAKDYNTINELLKAFKNIESTLKNKNFNTSNIFISTIHQSKGLEYDNVLLIDLVDGEFPIYSDKASNLEEERRLFYVGITRAKKQLYLVFPKYRYNTKVKPSKFFNEIKKINK from the coding sequence ATGATTATATCAGACCAACAAAAAAAAGCAATTTCACACAAAAATGGTCCGGCATTGGTTTTAGCTGTGCCCGGCTCAGGTAAAACTACGGTTTTGTTAAATAGAATCATATACTTAAATAATACCCAATCTGTAGAATATAAACAAATTTTAAATTTAACCTTTAGTAAAACCCAAGCTACAGATATGAAAACTCGTTTCGATTCAATGACCAGTAATAACAAGGCAGTTTTTTCTACAATCCACGCTTTTGCTTTTAATGTTATTAAATTATTTTCTAAAAAGTATAAAATAAATTTAAAATTAATAGAAGGAAATAACATTTTTAATAAATATAAATTATTAAAAAGAATTTTTTATGAGAATTATAAATCTCCCCCTTCTAATGATGATCTAGATTATTTTTTTGCAAACTATAGTCTAATGAAAAATAATATGCTAAACATAGATAATTTTAATAGCAATCATTTTATTAATATTGCAATAAAGTATGAGGATTATAAAAAGAAAAATAACTTATTTGATTTTGATGATATGCTAACTTATGCATATAATATATTAAAAAATAACGACGATATTCTAAGGATTATAAAAAGAAATTATAAATATTTTCAGTTAGATGAAGGTCAAGACGCTAGTCTAATTCAGTTTAAAATTTTAGAATTAATCGCTTATCCAGAAAACAATATATATATACTAGCCGATGATGATCAATCTATTTACTCTTTTAGAGGTGCTAATCCAGAATATTTGTTGAAAATTAATTCGATTTTTAAAGATATAAAATACTATTATTTAAATAAAAATTATAGGTCTACAAAGGATATTGTCATGCTTTCTGACTATATAATAAAAAATAATAAGGAAAGATATTTAAAAACAGTTGAAAGTCATAATGACGAAAAAACTCCTATACAAATAATAAAAGTTAAAAATATTGAAACACAAAATATATTTATTTCCAATAAAATTTTTAAACTAAATAATAAGGAAAATTTAGCTATTCTTTTTAGAAATAATATAAGTGCTTACGCTATTGCCTTTGATTTAATAAAAAACAAGATACAGTTTAACAAAAGATTAAATTTCAATAACAATAGCCTAAATATTGTTCTACAGGATTTAAATAATATTATAGATTTTGCTCTTGATAATAGTAATCTTGAACTTTTTAAATCAATTTATTATAAATTAAATTTATATTTAAAAAAGGATTATATATATGGCTTAAATATTGGTTTTAACAAGAGTATATTAGATACAATATTAGACGATTCCTATATAAAAGAATATCAGAAGGAATTGGTGGAAAATTTGAAATTCGTACTTGATAAAGTAGTTAATTTGAATTTATACAATTCTATTAAATTGATTTTTGAAGAGTTGGGCTATATCGAATATATTTCTAAGCACTTTGAAAATATTCCAATAAAATATATTCAAGAAATAATTTTATACTTTGCCAAGGATTATAATACTATAAATGAACTTTTAAAAGCTTTTAAAAATATAGAATCCACATTGAAAAATAAAAACTTTAACACTAGCAATATTTTTATATCAACTATACATCAGTCAAAAGGATTGGAATATGACAATGTTTTATTAATTGACCTAGTAGATGGTGAATTTCCAATATACAGTGACAAGGCTTCTAATTTAGAAGAGGAAAGAAGATTATTCTATGTTGGAATTACAAGAGCAAAAAAACAATTATACCTAGTATTCCCTAAATATAGGTACAATACAAAGGTTAAACCGTCTAAATTCTTTAATGAAATCAAAAAAATTAACAAATAG